One Sparus aurata chromosome 23, fSpaAur1.1, whole genome shotgun sequence genomic window, CTTTTGGCATCATTAAATCACCTTTATTCACCCTTGTTGTCTCCTTCACAGGTGACTGCAGGTGCCCGGATGCCTGGCTAGGCTGCATCATGGAAGACACGGGGTAAAGATCCACATCACAGCGAACACACCTGTAGACAGCAGGACCATCTCCCTGTCGCGCTCCCTCGATGCTGCGATTCGTTCCGTTCATTTCACTCAATTagacaaataaacacctggaacAGAGGGATGCACTAACTTTTTACTCAGCCTTCAATGAGCCAAGCCGGCTTGTATTTGACGTTTAAAGCAAATTTGTTGGAACATCAGACATCAGCGAGCCGACCACTGTTTAGGAATTAACAAATCGAATCAAACATATTTACTCCAGGATGAGTGATTTGGATTTGGCTCTCCTGGCCAGATGGAACAATACAGATTTCAATTATTCATTTGAGTAATATCTTACTACAGATGGTAACATTTCTGTCAGATTGCAAAGTGGCACAGACACCCACAGCGGAACTGGCATTCCTCACTAGCAGAAAACCATTGTGCTGACTTCTTTTGTTAattctttaaatttttttgtcatGTCGTGGTCTTGatcttgtgtgtctgtgtgtgtgtgtttgtgaacacagaTACTATCTGCCCAGGAAGTTTTCTCGCTGCAGTGTTGATGAGTACATCCAGTTCTTGCTCCAGGGGGGTGGAAGCTGCCTCTTCAACAAGCCCAACAAGGTGTGTGGAGGTGTAGGATGTGTGTTGGAGGAGCCACATCATTATTTATCGACCATTTCATTATTCTCGTGGTTGAATTTCCATGATAACACATGTTCACTTACATTTACATCTCTACATTCTCACTGTACTCTCAGCCAAAAGTCTCCTATATTACTGACACATTTCATCTCTTGTCCATCTGTCTCCCACTTGTGTATATTCTCATATATGTCACTCTCTGGTTCCCTCAGCTGTTGGACCCTCCAGAGTGTGGGAATGGTTTTGTGGAGCCAGGAGAAGAGTGTGATTGTGGATCCCAGGTGGTGAGTACCCAGCTGGACATCGGGCATGAAAGCCAGCTCTTTAACCTTCAGCAGATGGATGGCACCTTGTGGGTGTGGTGTTTACTGGAACAGAGCTGAAGGTTTTGGCTCGTTATAGTATGACTTGTAGACTGTTGGTATTAAGCCTGTCATCGGTCATATATTCCCCCGTTCCTTCCACTATCTGCATGTACTGCTTTCAAAATCCCCATCGCTACGTGAAAAATGACAACCTCCAAGCTAATGACCTTCACCCTGAAAATGGCAAGTTACTCTAACACTAACCTGTTCTCtaattatataaaaataaacaagctagcggctgttttcttttcttttgtgaggatttagccattttaatgtcAGGGCTCCCCTCCACCAATTTGTCCTGTACAGATGCCCTGTATAGCATAATAGGCTACACTGTCAAAACTATAACAGATGGAGACTTCGGACAAACTGATATGTGCCACATATTTTAATGAATCAGATCTAACGGgatgtgagtgtttctgtgacttCCTGTTCGGACTGAAGGCTGCTGGAAAACTGTCCGACTTGTCAGCAGTTTTTTGTCTCTGCCCACTGTCACTGCCGCCTGTTCTCTCATCCACTTTCCAAGTGAGGCACAGTTCATCtcaaacttttgttttgcttgtcTTTGGCTGCAGGAGTGTGCGCGTAGTGGAGGAGCCTGCTGTAAAAAGTGCACACTTACCCATGATGCCATGTGCAGTAACGGActgtgctgcagtttgtgtAAGGTGAGTCCAAACAAGgagtgaaaaatgtgaatttcatGTGAACTTTATGCATATATTTATTGTCCACCCCCAAATATAGGTGACAAAAACTATTCAAGGGTCTAGATTAGTTTATTAATTTAAGAGTCTGAGGTAATCCAAATTGAACaaaatgatgacatcattaaaaaaaaaaaaaaaagactgactATGGTGCATTGCATTAGTAATATGATTACCTGATGCCTTTTTATGCTGTGACCCAGTATGAGCGGAGGGGTGTAGTATGCCGAGACGCTGTAAACGACTGTGATATCCCAGAGACCTGCACCGGAGACTCGAGCCAGGTAGAGTCAACTGTGCTGTATGTAACACTGAGAAAAAGACTGCATGATCATCCAGAGTCTCCAAAACATGATGTACTTTTCCTCTTTTGCAGTGCCCTCATAATGTCCACAAGCTGGATGGCTACATGTGCGATAGCACTCAGGTAAGGGCTGGTTTGTGACGTGGCTTCAAGTCTGCAACTCACTCTGATGTATGCTTGATTACTGTTGTCTCTGCAGGGCCGCTGTTACGGTGGGCGATGCAGGACTCGCGACGGACAGTGTAGAGGACTCTGGGGTTATAGTAAGTATAGAACACGCGCTCCATTCACCAGGAAATTGTACGTAATACAGTCAGATTACTGTATACACATAATTTGTAGTCTCATTCTCCTCGTGACAGTCTAATCTGCGCCTTTGTTTGCCTTCCCAGATTCAGCAGACAGGTTTTGTTACGAGAAGCTGAACGCTGAGGGAACAGAGAAAGGCAACTGTGGTCCAGGTCCTGAAGGCCAAGGTTGGCTGCAGTGCAACAAGCCGTGAGTCAAACCATTCCCTTGATATTGTCATTAAAGAACAAGAGTGTGTTTACTCTATTCTGTTTCTTTGGTCTGAGGCTTTACTGAATTTTAAATAAGGCTGGCTTTACTTTATCATTTTCAATTAATAtcataaaaagaccaaaaccatcATTATTTTTTCTACTATTTAGTAATGTATGTTTGTGAAAGGAGGGCACAGCTCACACCTCAAGGCTACACCTATTTTACCTGTTCCTGTTCAGGGATGTCTTATGCGGCTTTCTCTTCTGTGCCAACGTGACGATGAAGCCAAAGTTCGGTGATCTGCAGGGTGAGGTGACCAGCTTCACGCTCTACCACCAGAACAAGTACCTGGATTGCAGGTAAGAGGTTCACATCCATCTGATCTGGAGCATGACAATTAGGATATTGTGTCTTAATGTGTCTGAGATGTTTTGATGCTTCGCTCAGAGGTGGCCATGCCCTCCTGGAGGACGGCTCAGACCTGGGCTATGTGGAGGACGGCACTCCCTGCGGTCCAAACATGATGTGTTTGGAGCGACGCTGCCTCCCTGTGGCCGCGTTCAACCTCAGCAGCTGTTCGGGATCCAACTTTGGACGCATCTGTTCCGACCACGGGGTACAAAAAATTGCCAACGAACACTGATTTGGTGATTTGCAGGTCAAAAGACACTGACACATTGAAAAGTGAAATTTTTTTAGACAAATAAATTACTTGCACTCTTTATTAGATAAACTGTTATTTAGTCCAACACAACATCTGTATTTACAATGCTCATAATGTTCTGTCTCCTCAATTGCTGAAGTgcattacttgagtaaattctACTTCGTTCCATTCCATCTCTGAAGAAAACATATCGGAAGATCCTTACAAACGATGACTATGTCCCCAAGACACCTACAGAAACGTAGACTTAGACCACGTGGACTAAATTCACAGTCACCCTGTTTTAAACCTGGATTTATAGACATCTTTTGACCTTCACATCATCACCAGATCACTCTCTACAGagttattttgaatatttttctgtgtctctcttttGGCAGCTGTTGCACTTgactgtcatctctctctcttgtagACCTGCAGTAATGAGGTGAAGTGTATCTGTGACAGGGACTACACGGGGAAGGACTGCAGTGTCTTTGACCCCATCCCTGAGCCAACAGTCCAGCCGGGCCCAGAGAAGAAAGGTCCATAGCGCCCCTCAGCCTGCCcatgtctctcttctgtctgcctctcaTATCCCCCTCATAGTCTCTAACCCATCATCACCGTAGCTTCTCTGTGcactggaaacacaaacacgaaGACACGAAGAGTAGTCCACATGATTATCGTGAGAACATCAATATTTAGAGCACACAGTGTTTTCCTTCCTACTGGTTTTCAATGTTggtgagtgtgggtgtgtgttgcgACACGTTTATCCATAGGAGCATATGTGCATGTACGgtatgttagtgtgtgtgtgtgtgtgtgtgtgtcttgcagGCACTGTCATCTTCAAGAGTCTCCCTTACTTTCTTGCAGTCTGCCAATGACACAGAGCAATTGAGCAGCTGCTCTTATAGGGCCAAAAAAAGCCACCCTGAGCAAGAGGGTGTCCAGCTGAAAGAGCAGGAGAGGGGGAATGAGAACAAAGTAAtacaactctctctctccttttgtttttttttatgtaactgtTGTCTTCCTGACCTCCCTCGCTCACCTGCCCGTTATCCCACCTCCACCCCACGTGCTGGTTccctcctctttccctccatctcctctctctctctgtctgcaggtaTCTTAccatctgcctctctctctaGTTGATGTTGTTGATGTACGGTGTTGATGCTGTCCTCTGACGTGTGTATTTTAgtggtgttgttttgtttctgccccttcctcctcctcctcctcctcctcctccgcacccttcctccctcctccttcctctgcgCAGGTCCCAGTGGCACCAATATCATAATAGGGTCCATCGCAGGTGCTATTCTCCTGGCAGCTATAGTCCTAGGGGGAACAGGATGGGGATTTAAGTAAGAGTTCTGGCATGCCTTTGTGTACCTGTCTGCTTCTACCTAATGGAAACCCCGCCCTTGCCACTCTCACCCCTCTGATATAGATGTAACtcgggggagggggggatggGGAATCGACCATGCTAATGCTCGAGCCACTCCAGGCGTTAGAAATATGTGAAAACATCCAaccagttgttttattttctttgatgGAATCATAAGTCAACCCTGAGCTCCCTCCTGCACctttcctccacctccctcagCTGCAACCAGACCTTTTATATGTAATGACAGGGCAGGACCAGGATGTTAATCTGCCAGGAACCCCTGCAGCATTTCTCTCCAGTCTATTAGATCTATGAGCCTTTTATGAAAGCGTTTAATGATCACAGTGGGTTAacataaacacctttttttaatactttttaccTGTGGTGCTCTTTTTAGCCTGCAGTATCCTCTCGGCAGCATCCTATAACCCTTAATACTCTCGCTGAAATGCTCTGCGCTGCTCCACCTTTGCATGCTTGCTATCGTTCACTCCTTTTACTCTGACCTAAAAGGACCGCTCTGTCTTTACTCACAGTTGGATTGATAACATAATCGTGGCTGATTTAAGGTCTGTTGATTGAAAAGCAAAATCTAGCATGTCCTTTTAGGGCCAGAGGTAAGTGTCTGTGCATGTTTGCATGAGCTGTTAGCAGGAAGTTTTCTCTTCCTAGTCAGAGGGTGGGTGTAAGAGTTCCTGGTGCAGCACCTTGTCAGACTCTGTGGGGCTGAGAGGGCCACTGCCATGACTACTGTAGACCTGCTGCATGATATGTCATCACTGTAATCTGGCAAGAAAGATTTTGGAGAGGACTGTTTGATTAATAATTGATTGACTGACTCGTTTTTGTAAATCTGACAACATTGTAGTTAAATCTGATCTAACAACTGAAGTCAGTCcacaatgaaagaaaatggTTAAAACTAGGGATGCACGATATCTATCAGACCAATGTTGGGAAATGTATATTATCGGCTATTAATTGGTATTGATAGAGTTGATGATATGACGCCAAACTGCTTTCATCAACTCATCAAACACAGCATTGACCAACTCAAATAGTGGCTGTTTACACCTTGAAAGTTGGGTTGCAATCCACCAATGAACACAGACAAGACGAAGAAGAGTTTGTAAAAAtcaaatcatccatctttgttCTTTACACGTGAGCATTTCCTATTcctaatattttaatatttgaaatcATTATCTTATCTGTGTCAGCCAcgcaaaaaaggaaattaacagTTATCGgtatcagctgaaaaaaatgtatcatgCATCCtttgttaaaatatttattcaGATGTTATGTTTCATAGTGTGTCTAGTTTTTAACAGTAACAGATAATTGTTAATGAATGATATTTTTCTCTTGTAGTTTTACTGATATTTCTCTTATACATTTCATGTTCTAATACAAGATGATGAGCTTCATAGCATGCTTCTAAAAAGAGTAATTTGGTTTGTTACTAATTAGTTTGTCACTTTTCCTGTTGTCACtgacattttgtcttttctcccAATGTGTGCTCGGGATGCAGGAACATTCGAAGAGGAAGGTATAACCTTGCAGGACTGTGTGGTGTGCTGTCAGTGGAGAAGCATCACAGAACATCCCATCACTAAACCTCACAGCATGGCCCTTTTATCCACAATATAAAGTCCATCCCCTCAGCAACATTATCCCATACAAgttcttgttaaaaaaaattgaaaaaaaaaacccttcccTTAAAATTCACTCCATAGttccatccatctctcttcATATGCAAGAGTCTCTGCTAACaatctcctcttccttctctttcAGATCTGGTGGAGGATAAGatgcctgtctgtctttctgtctctgtgtcccgTCTGCTCCTGTCTTCCTCCTCGCACTGTGTCGTTTCCACATCGGAGAAGAGGggaactaaaaaagaaaaaaaaaaaagtcttccaCTCCAGTCCCAGAATCTTTCCAGACCTCTTCCGATTATCGTTTCCTCCACGGTCCCGTCTACCCCTCTTGTCTGTCCTCACGCCTGgctccttcctcctctgggTCTGTGGAGCTCGTCTCACCATACCAGCCAAATCATACTCACGTGGCTGCTGCCAGCGGGCTGCTGAGGATTGTGTCCGGGCCACGCCTAGAGTGAGCAGGTGGCTCTCCCTGTGGGAGACACCGGGGTCTTCCTTCAGTCCCTTGGCTCCAAGAATGTGCTTCGgtatctgtgtttgtcttttctcaCATCCCGGACAGTCTGATGAAGAACATATCAGCGGTGGACCAATTTAATAAGAGACATGTCTTTCCaatgcctgcctgcctgcccgccTGCACAGAAAACTAAATTGGCCACCAACAGGTAAATGTTGGACGAGCACACAGACTCGCTAATAGACTGAAACTAAAGTCAGAGGAGCTGAATCGTCTCCTTTTTTCTAAAAAGAGATGGACCTGAGGCGGTTCCTCCAAGGCCAGGCCTCGACTAGGTGCATCTCAAAGTGGACAATTACGTGTTTTTAATCTACAAAGTTTGGCAAGAtggataaaaatgaaaagaaaccacACAGTGGACTGTCGTTAGCATGTTTTCCAAAGAAGGACTAATGATCATATGAAACGACGGCTCAAAAGCCAGAGCCCAGACAGATTACTGACTTTTTGTCCATTGTCCTTTGTCCCCACCCCCACACGCCCCCTTCCACAAGTTTTCAGGTAACAAAAAGGGAAGCTAGTTGTAATGGTTTTGGGATCATTTTAAACCACTGAACTTTGAAGCAGCAGAGACCGTAACTTAGTGTTTTCAACCACAGACTGACCAACATACATTCCACTAtatcgtctgtgtgtgtgtgtgtgtgtgctcacttCTTTCAGGCCCAAAGTTTGTACGCTTAGGAGGTTCAACCTGTATGTCTGTCCACGGGTGAatgtacaagatttttaaaggTAAGAAAGAATGTATGCGTGTTTACATTAGTGTTAGGGGCAGTTGTGTCCATGTACACGTTAACACTCCTCCTATCACAGGTAGATAGGCAGGTTTTTACCTCTAGAATATCGTCTCTTTCTACAAACTGTTGTGCGCTGCAGCCATGGTACCATAAAAAGGCAGCACTTTAACAGTTTTTATGTCAATGTATCTACAGAAAATGAGCACTAGCCAACTGTATGCACACCTATTTGTAAATATGTGCAAGATATGCTGAATGTTAAATGCACTGTatgaagatttatttaaaaaagctATGTTAAAATAATGAGTTGTATCTGTTCCAGCAAAACACCCAGCTGTCAGTCTCTCGGCACAAACCGCATCCGCAAATCTCTCCTACATCTTTAAATGTGGCGCAGCAGCTGAGCCGGCTGTCTCGCCATTCTCTTATCATTCCAGCTATCACCTAAATGTCATGAATCTTTTGTACATTTGT contains:
- the LOC115575419 gene encoding disintegrin and metalloproteinase domain-containing protein 11-like isoform X1, which gives rise to MFSTFPVELRHHSCCALFRLFSLRSLGRVRGISRLSRCCNPGEYVKIMLAVWCFMVFAAVGERLAVSGSDRSPVQDGGMWDWFTPAGRPDGGDAATEFTYPKRLVQQIESEEEMAHDHLDTRVKNSTGDASPVHLARSCFQVGAFGHTFTLDLELNHHLLSSEYVERHFNQDGRPSQSVGGEHCYYQGRLRGLPESWAALSTCHGLCGMFSDGLFSYGIEPAHNGSNQDDGAHLIRRMPDIRLSPHCPDCAEDSQWESRGGDSDEDRPDQMKEQQASGGLKRSKRFVRKPSVQTETKYIELMVVNDNDMFVQLRRSSSQTKNFAKAVVNMADAIYKEQLNTRIVLVAMETWSSKNMMPVMEDPLITLQNFMKYRKDNIREQSDVVHLFSGRTFHSSRSGTAYTGGVCSLTRGGGINEYGNVGAMAITLCQSLGQNIGMRWNNARNSAGDCRCPDAWLGCIMEDTGYYLPRKFSRCSVDEYIQFLLQGGGSCLFNKPNKLLDPPECGNGFVEPGEECDCGSQVECARSGGACCKKCTLTHDAMCSNGLCCSLCKYERRGVVCRDAVNDCDIPETCTGDSSQCPHNVHKLDGYMCDSTQGRCYGGRCRTRDGQCRGLWGYNSADRFCYEKLNAEGTEKGNCGPGPEGQGWLQCNKPDVLCGFLFCANVTMKPKFGDLQGEVTSFTLYHQNKYLDCRGGHALLEDGSDLGYVEDGTPCGPNMMCLERRCLPVAAFNLSSCSGSNFGRICSDHGTCSNEVKCICDRDYTGKDCSVFDPIPEPTVQPGPEKKGTFEEEDLVEDKMPVCLSVSVSRLLLSSSSHCVVSTSEKRGTKKEKKKSLPLQSQNLSRPLPIIVSSTVPSTPLVCPHAWLLPPLGLWSSSHHTSQIILTWLLPAGC